A genomic stretch from Amycolatopsis sp. 195334CR includes:
- a CDS encoding response regulator transcription factor has product MTSSLSTSRIPAPPGKPALRAVPSPVRVTVLAADPFVFAGVSGELKSKPGVHLVDGRADVVVAVPDGTRKLHEVLAGVDPEARVVLVADDPRPAELLTAVEHGLAVLLPRQEATTARLLHAINDAYQGRGSLPAEQLGELLKGVTRLQREVLEPRDLTLSGLSRRETDVLRLLAEGRDTAEIAAEMAYSERTVKNILHGLLTRLDLRNRTHAVAHALRLGLI; this is encoded by the coding sequence GTGACCTCGAGTTTGTCCACCAGCCGAATCCCCGCTCCGCCGGGAAAACCGGCGTTGCGCGCGGTCCCGTCACCGGTCCGGGTGACGGTGCTGGCCGCGGATCCGTTCGTCTTCGCCGGGGTTTCCGGTGAGCTGAAGAGCAAGCCGGGCGTCCACCTCGTGGACGGCCGGGCCGACGTGGTCGTCGCGGTGCCCGACGGCACCCGGAAGCTGCACGAGGTGCTCGCCGGGGTCGACCCGGAGGCCAGAGTCGTGCTGGTCGCCGACGACCCGCGCCCGGCCGAGCTGCTGACCGCGGTCGAGCACGGCCTGGCCGTGCTGCTGCCCCGGCAGGAGGCGACCACCGCGCGCCTGCTGCACGCGATCAACGACGCGTACCAGGGCCGGGGCTCGCTGCCCGCCGAGCAGCTCGGGGAGTTGCTCAAAGGGGTGACGCGGCTGCAGCGCGAGGTGCTCGAACCGCGGGACCTGACGCTGAGCGGATTGTCGCGCCGTGAGACCGACGTGCTGCGCCTGCTCGCCGAAGGCCGCGACACCGCGGAGATCGCCGCGGAGATGGCGTACTCCGAGCGGACCGTGAAGAACATCCTGCACGGCCTCCTGACCCGCCTCGACCTGCGCAACCGCACGCACGCGGTGGCGCACGCCCTGCGCCTCGGCCTGATCTGA
- a CDS encoding PPE domain-containing protein, with amino-acid sequence MTDEKPDPADLALTQTQNWRSRSHRELYESVHLGNDPGQVGQLAEEWTGIGAEMSEHSRRMGERIKATESGWRGNGADSARESVMELVQWSGKASTTAEEVGRRIGEQGRIMENARATMPEPVEFDWKAMVTNGFATGGLAGFAMAVQDVRAKSEEANSAHEQAVAVMSNMETASREVDSGTPRFEPPAVKATPAMLGRPMMSVDGEGGGGAGGGGGGEGTLQPFQQGTPANQGTPATLGTPAGQGTPATLGAPAAQGTPAMPPFNGDTTTAGFTGGPGGPGSPGSPQMPGMPQVPAAGLPGGPGGGGPGSPGSPQMPGMPGGMPPGIPGGGGPGFTPKPGDTRPQSTTMPNFTPPPVPGGGGPDFTTSGRPGGTTPQTAPNFGMPNLPTGNKGPGSEDTIRQPRPTPPKLPDFNGPGGSNYTPGNPYGGPGGSNNPNSPNYPGPNRPGTPPVMPPRLPPSGIPPIPGVSGFGGGGGGGGAGGFGPGGGGAGGAGGFGPGGAGGGGAGAGGYGPQGPGASTGAGPGGRMPGAGFGPAGVGGGPGGAPMGGAMGGMGAGAAGAGRGGEEDKERRSAAYIQGEEIFHVPGEDLPPPVIGARKKKPEQQ; translated from the coding sequence GTGACTGACGAGAAGCCGGACCCCGCGGACCTGGCGCTGACGCAGACGCAGAACTGGCGTTCGCGCAGCCACCGCGAACTCTACGAATCGGTCCACCTCGGCAACGACCCCGGCCAGGTCGGGCAGCTCGCCGAGGAGTGGACCGGCATCGGCGCGGAGATGAGCGAGCACTCGCGCCGGATGGGCGAGCGGATCAAGGCCACCGAAAGCGGCTGGCGCGGCAACGGCGCGGACTCGGCCAGGGAATCGGTGATGGAGCTGGTCCAGTGGTCGGGCAAGGCCTCGACCACCGCCGAGGAGGTCGGCCGCCGGATCGGCGAGCAGGGCCGGATCATGGAGAACGCCAGGGCCACCATGCCCGAGCCGGTCGAGTTCGACTGGAAGGCGATGGTCACCAACGGCTTCGCCACCGGCGGGCTGGCCGGGTTCGCGATGGCCGTGCAGGACGTGCGGGCCAAGAGCGAGGAAGCCAACTCCGCGCACGAGCAGGCCGTCGCGGTGATGTCCAACATGGAGACCGCCTCGCGCGAGGTCGACAGCGGTACCCCGCGGTTCGAGCCGCCCGCGGTCAAGGCGACCCCGGCGATGCTGGGCCGCCCGATGATGAGCGTGGACGGCGAAGGCGGCGGTGGGGCCGGCGGCGGCGGGGGCGGCGAAGGCACCCTGCAGCCGTTCCAGCAGGGCACCCCGGCGAACCAGGGCACCCCGGCCACGCTCGGCACGCCGGCCGGTCAGGGCACCCCGGCGACGCTGGGCGCTCCGGCGGCCCAGGGCACTCCCGCCATGCCGCCGTTCAACGGCGACACGACCACGGCGGGCTTCACCGGCGGTCCGGGCGGGCCCGGTTCCCCCGGGAGCCCGCAGATGCCGGGCATGCCGCAGGTGCCCGCCGCGGGCCTGCCCGGCGGTCCCGGCGGTGGTGGTCCGGGTTCGCCCGGCAGCCCGCAGATGCCGGGCATGCCCGGCGGGATGCCGCCCGGCATCCCCGGTGGTGGCGGTCCCGGCTTCACCCCGAAGCCGGGCGACACCCGCCCGCAGAGCACCACCATGCCGAACTTCACCCCGCCGCCCGTTCCCGGCGGTGGCGGGCCCGACTTCACCACCAGCGGACGGCCCGGCGGCACCACGCCGCAGACCGCGCCGAACTTCGGCATGCCGAACCTGCCGACCGGCAACAAGGGCCCCGGCTCCGAGGACACCATCCGCCAGCCGCGGCCGACGCCGCCGAAGCTGCCCGACTTCAACGGGCCCGGTGGCTCGAACTACACCCCCGGCAACCCGTACGGCGGGCCCGGCGGCTCGAACAACCCGAACAGCCCGAACTACCCCGGCCCGAACCGGCCCGGCACCCCGCCGGTCATGCCGCCGCGCCTGCCCCCGTCCGGCATTCCGCCCATCCCGGGCGTCAGCGGCTTCGGCGGCGGTGGCGGTGGTGGCGGCGCCGGTGGCTTCGGTCCCGGCGGCGGCGGTGCCGGTGGAGCCGGTGGCTTCGGCCCCGGTGGTGCCGGTGGCGGCGGCGCGGGCGCCGGTGGTTACGGCCCGCAGGGTCCCGGTGCCTCGACCGGCGCGGGCCCCGGTGGTCGCATGCCCGGGGCGGGCTTCGGCCCGGCTGGGGTCGGCGGTGGACCCGGTGGCGCGCCGATGGGTGGCGCGATGGGCGGCATGGGCGCCGGCGCGGCCGGGGCGGGCCGCGGTGGCGAAGAGGACAAGGAACGGCGTTCGGCCGCCTACATCCAGGGCGAGGAGATCTTCCACGTGCCGGGTGAGGACCTGCCGCCGCCGGTGATCGGTGCGCGCAAGAAGAAGCCGGAGCAGCAGTGA
- a CDS encoding glycoside hydrolase family 27 protein — translation MIPVRRALAVLAGLTMVGTLTTTAHAAEPAPTPALGWNSWNTFGCDINEQLIRDTADSMVSSGMAAAGYEYVVIDDCWFDPQRAADGSLRAHPERFPSGIKALADYVHAKGLKFGIYQVPTELTCAQRGGAYPGATGSLGHEAQDAQTFADWGVDYLKYDWCSPEGTLEDQIAGFTLMRDALHATGRDILYSINANSYHPDKNGAKYDWSNIADQWRTTEDIKPVWRTGNPNTYPMGVTDIIDVTEPLREWAGPGHWNDPDMLEVGVYDVEGFPGLTDTEAAAHFSMWAMLAAPMIAGNDLRSIPDGVHGILTNRAVLAVNQDPKGVAADRVRDDGDLEVWARPLAGGDVAVALFNRSDKTAKISTTAKEVGAKGSRHRVTDLWTGKKWLSHGTISAEVPSHGVTLLRLKR, via the coding sequence ATGATTCCGGTGAGACGCGCGCTGGCCGTGCTGGCGGGGCTGACCATGGTGGGCACGCTGACGACGACGGCGCACGCCGCCGAGCCCGCGCCGACCCCGGCGCTGGGCTGGAACTCGTGGAACACCTTCGGCTGCGACATCAACGAGCAGCTGATCCGCGACACCGCGGACTCGATGGTCTCCTCCGGCATGGCCGCGGCGGGCTACGAGTACGTGGTGATCGACGACTGCTGGTTCGACCCGCAGCGCGCCGCGGACGGTTCGCTGCGCGCCCACCCCGAACGCTTTCCCAGTGGTATCAAGGCACTCGCCGACTACGTCCACGCCAAGGGCCTGAAGTTCGGCATCTACCAGGTGCCCACCGAACTGACCTGCGCCCAGCGCGGCGGCGCCTACCCCGGCGCGACCGGCAGCCTCGGCCACGAGGCGCAGGACGCCCAGACCTTCGCCGACTGGGGCGTGGACTACCTGAAGTACGACTGGTGCTCCCCCGAAGGCACGCTCGAAGACCAGATCGCCGGCTTCACCCTGATGCGCGACGCCCTGCACGCCACCGGCCGCGACATCCTCTACAGCATCAACGCCAACAGCTACCACCCCGACAAGAACGGCGCGAAGTACGACTGGTCGAACATCGCCGACCAGTGGCGCACCACCGAGGACATCAAACCCGTTTGGCGTACCGGGAACCCGAACACCTACCCGATGGGCGTAACCGACATCATCGACGTCACCGAGCCGCTGCGGGAGTGGGCGGGCCCCGGCCACTGGAACGACCCGGACATGCTCGAAGTCGGGGTGTACGACGTGGAGGGCTTCCCCGGCCTGACCGACACCGAGGCCGCCGCGCACTTCAGCATGTGGGCCATGCTGGCCGCGCCGATGATCGCGGGCAACGACCTCCGGTCCATTCCGGACGGTGTGCACGGCATCCTGACCAATCGCGCGGTGCTCGCGGTGAACCAGGACCCGAAGGGCGTGGCCGCCGACCGGGTGCGCGACGACGGTGACCTGGAGGTGTGGGCCCGGCCGCTGGCCGGCGGGGACGTGGCGGTGGCGTTGTTCAACCGGTCGGACAAGACCGCGAAGATCAGCACCACCGCGAAGGAGGTCGGCGCGAAGGGCAGCAGGCACCGCGTGACGGACCTGTGGACCGGGAAGAAGTGGCTCAGCCACGGCACCATCTCGGCGGAAGTGCCGTCGCACGGCGTCACCCTGCTCCGGCTGAAGCGCTAG
- a CDS encoding DUF4142 domain-containing protein yields the protein MRHTRRTTRLSPRTLVITIAIVALAALVPVVISLQSGDNAANAVTAPGQLNAAQQGEAGTAGPVTELDKTFLVKVRQAGLWEIPAGRLAQTNGSSEAVKRAGHHLLEGHSRLDQLVREDAEILGVELPNEATEEQQQWVTQMEGLRGEEFDKFFANVLRSSHGKIFATIGEVRAGTQNDLIRRHAREANQTVLDHMEVLEDTGLVTGETLAEVETAVTPPK from the coding sequence ATGCGACACACCCGGCGAACAACGCGGCTGAGCCCGCGCACGCTGGTCATCACCATCGCGATCGTCGCGCTGGCCGCGCTGGTGCCCGTGGTGATCTCACTGCAGAGCGGGGACAACGCGGCGAACGCGGTCACCGCGCCCGGTCAGCTCAACGCCGCGCAGCAGGGCGAGGCCGGTACCGCGGGCCCGGTCACCGAACTGGACAAGACCTTCCTGGTGAAGGTGCGCCAGGCCGGGCTCTGGGAGATCCCGGCGGGCAGGCTGGCACAGACCAACGGATCCAGCGAAGCGGTCAAGCGCGCCGGTCACCACCTGCTGGAGGGACACTCCCGATTGGACCAGCTGGTCCGCGAGGACGCCGAGATCCTCGGCGTCGAGCTGCCCAACGAGGCCACCGAGGAACAACAGCAGTGGGTCACCCAGATGGAGGGCCTGCGCGGCGAGGAGTTCGACAAGTTCTTCGCGAACGTCCTGCGCTCCTCGCACGGCAAGATCTTCGCCACCATCGGCGAGGTGCGGGCGGGCACGCAGAACGACCTGATCCGCAGGCACGCGCGGGAGGCCAACCAGACCGTGCTCGACCACATGGAGGTGCTCGAGGACACCGGCCTGGTCACCGGCGAAACCCTGGCCGAGGTGGAAACCGCTGTGACACCACCGAAGTAG
- a CDS encoding tetratricopeptide repeat protein yields MNDGQRTDEAAFGALLLRHRRAAGLTQADLAENSGVSIRALSDLERGRAQGAQRRSATALADALGLVGDDREEFLEAARQGRRRTPRAEEETETAPSVTLPPAVPDLLGREGELAKLHEEAAADAPGGVVVSVVGHPGVGKTALAVTAAHQLRSRYPDGAFALDLRGMDEEPVTPRSALTQLLRALSVPPQQIPVTVPEQSALFRSLLSGRRILLLLDNAADEAQVRPLLAASSGCLTLITCRSALAGLESGRWLWLEPLVDLGAVELLTAIAGEARVRAEPRATAELVALCGNLPLAVRIAGNRLASRPHWTIAYLTTQLRNERTRLSSLSAGDLQVRSAFEMSHRRLSPAARLVFRRLAIVPGPDFGAELAAVATGMAETDVQIHADELVDANLLQAAASPGRYQFHDLIRIFAVERLEAEEKPADRDRHRRTMLDHLLHTASEAGRAFMPDALVAPTHAARRFTTREAASAWLDVEAGNWLAAHREAPVEGLHREVVELARALHWYSDGRTQQRPWDEIFQRGVEAARALGNQLDEAVLLNFVGWARYFCFGDNDGGLTAHNEALAVAIAIGDKAEQAWALGYRGSVLMRLGRLDEALESVRRAVDLAEVLGFWTGEGTIRNALGRILRVLGEHEESLAVHRGVLDDAEARRAEANPDTRRFLRSVTLLDVGSTLLAMRDWQEAARTLREARGYFEESGFRIEEADTALHEGIARREAGEYVVARECFGLALSVFTGVANRWKRANTLAELITMLELMGDPTADEYRAGALALCAELKTDAAAALAARLRHEG; encoded by the coding sequence GTGAACGACGGACAGCGAACCGACGAGGCGGCCTTCGGCGCGCTCCTGCTCCGCCACCGCCGCGCGGCCGGGCTCACCCAGGCCGACCTGGCGGAGAACTCCGGCGTGAGCATCCGCGCCCTGAGCGACCTCGAACGCGGCCGTGCGCAGGGGGCCCAGCGGCGCTCCGCCACGGCACTGGCCGACGCACTCGGACTGGTCGGCGACGACCGGGAGGAGTTCCTCGAAGCCGCCCGCCAGGGCCGCCGCCGCACCCCGCGCGCCGAGGAGGAGACCGAGACCGCGCCGTCGGTCACGCTGCCCCCGGCGGTGCCGGATCTGCTCGGCCGCGAGGGCGAACTGGCCAAACTCCACGAGGAAGCGGCCGCCGACGCACCCGGTGGTGTGGTGGTCTCCGTGGTCGGCCACCCGGGTGTCGGCAAGACGGCGCTGGCGGTGACCGCCGCGCACCAGCTCCGCTCCCGGTACCCCGACGGTGCCTTCGCGCTGGACCTGCGCGGGATGGACGAGGAACCGGTCACCCCGCGCAGTGCGCTCACCCAGCTGCTGCGCGCGCTGAGCGTGCCCCCGCAGCAGATCCCGGTGACCGTGCCCGAGCAGAGCGCGCTGTTCCGCTCGCTGCTCAGCGGCCGCCGGATCCTGCTGCTGCTGGACAACGCCGCCGACGAGGCGCAGGTGCGGCCGCTGCTGGCGGCCTCCTCCGGCTGCCTGACGCTGATCACCTGCCGCAGCGCGCTGGCCGGCCTGGAATCCGGGCGCTGGCTGTGGCTGGAACCGCTGGTCGACCTCGGCGCGGTCGAACTGCTGACCGCGATCGCCGGTGAGGCCCGCGTCCGCGCCGAACCGCGGGCCACCGCGGAACTGGTGGCGCTGTGCGGGAACCTGCCGCTGGCGGTGCGGATCGCGGGCAACCGGCTGGCCAGCCGTCCGCACTGGACGATCGCCTACCTGACCACCCAGCTGCGCAACGAGCGCACGCGGCTCAGTTCGCTGTCGGCGGGCGATCTGCAAGTGCGTTCCGCCTTCGAGATGTCACACCGGCGCCTGTCCCCCGCCGCCCGCCTGGTGTTCCGGCGGCTGGCGATCGTGCCCGGCCCGGACTTCGGCGCCGAACTCGCCGCGGTCGCCACCGGCATGGCCGAGACCGACGTGCAGATCCACGCGGACGAGCTGGTCGACGCGAACCTGTTGCAGGCGGCCGCTTCCCCCGGCCGGTACCAGTTCCACGACCTCATCCGGATCTTCGCGGTGGAACGGCTGGAGGCCGAGGAGAAACCCGCCGACCGCGACCGGCACCGGCGCACCATGCTCGACCACCTGCTGCACACCGCTTCCGAGGCCGGACGCGCGTTCATGCCGGACGCGCTGGTCGCGCCGACGCACGCCGCCCGCCGGTTCACCACGCGCGAGGCCGCGAGCGCCTGGCTGGACGTGGAGGCGGGCAACTGGCTGGCCGCCCACCGCGAGGCCCCGGTCGAGGGACTGCACCGCGAGGTGGTCGAACTCGCGCGCGCCCTGCACTGGTACTCCGACGGCCGCACCCAGCAACGGCCGTGGGACGAGATCTTCCAGCGCGGTGTGGAAGCCGCGCGGGCGCTGGGGAACCAGCTCGATGAGGCGGTGCTGCTGAACTTCGTCGGCTGGGCGCGGTACTTCTGCTTCGGGGACAACGACGGCGGGCTGACCGCGCACAACGAGGCGCTGGCGGTCGCCATCGCGATCGGGGACAAGGCCGAGCAGGCGTGGGCGCTGGGGTACCGCGGTTCGGTGCTGATGCGGCTCGGCAGGCTCGACGAAGCACTCGAAAGCGTGCGGCGCGCGGTGGATCTCGCCGAGGTGCTCGGGTTCTGGACCGGTGAGGGCACCATCCGCAACGCGCTCGGCCGGATCCTGCGGGTGCTGGGCGAGCACGAGGAATCGCTCGCGGTGCACCGCGGTGTGCTCGACGACGCCGAAGCCCGCCGGGCCGAGGCGAATCCGGACACCCGGCGGTTCCTGCGCTCGGTCACCCTGCTGGACGTCGGCAGCACGCTGCTGGCCATGCGAGACTGGCAGGAGGCGGCGAGAACGCTGCGTGAGGCCCGCGGGTACTTCGAGGAGTCCGGCTTCCGGATCGAGGAGGCGGACACCGCGCTGCACGAAGGCATCGCCCGCCGCGAAGCCGGGGAGTACGTGGTGGCGCGCGAGTGCTTCGGGCTGGCGCTGAGCGTGTTCACCGGGGTGGCGAACCGCTGGAAGCGGGCGAACACGCTGGCCGAGCTGATCACCATGCTCGAGCTGATGGGCGACCCCACCGCGGACGAGTACCGGGCCGGCGCGCTCGCCCTGTGCGCCGAGCTGAAGACCGACGCGGCGGCCGCGCTGGCGGCCCGGTTGCGTCACGAGGGGTGA
- a CDS encoding NmrA family NAD(P)-binding protein, with protein MRKILVTGATGNIGGHVLAALSGTGADLRALARDPRGLPGGVAGDLSRPETLVPALRGVDRVFLVWPRIPVQQRVVELIAEHARQVVYLSTDVADLADGEPPVSFHQEIERQIRGTGLDWTFLRPIDFATNTLAWAPQIRRGVVELPYGRAARSLIHERDIAEVAAHVLTTGGHEGGKYVLTGPESIPQAELVRTIGEVLGREVRWAELAPEVALERFTEAWGDRAFAEARLAAWKSFVETPERVTGTVARLLGRPARDFRTWAAEHAEDFR; from the coding sequence GTGCGGAAGATCCTGGTGACCGGCGCGACCGGCAACATCGGCGGCCACGTCCTCGCGGCCTTGAGCGGGACCGGCGCCGACCTCCGGGCGCTCGCGCGTGACCCGCGCGGGCTGCCCGGTGGCGTGGCGGGTGATCTCTCCCGCCCGGAGACCCTGGTCCCGGCGTTGCGCGGGGTGGACCGGGTTTTCCTGGTCTGGCCGCGCATCCCGGTCCAGCAGCGGGTGGTGGAGCTGATCGCCGAGCACGCCAGGCAGGTGGTCTACCTGTCCACCGACGTGGCCGACCTGGCCGACGGCGAGCCCCCGGTGAGCTTCCACCAGGAGATCGAGCGGCAGATCCGGGGCACCGGGCTGGACTGGACCTTTCTGCGGCCGATCGACTTCGCCACCAACACCCTGGCCTGGGCCCCGCAGATCCGCCGCGGCGTGGTCGAACTGCCGTACGGCCGGGCCGCGCGCTCGCTGATCCACGAACGGGACATCGCCGAGGTGGCCGCGCACGTGCTCACCACCGGCGGGCACGAAGGCGGGAAGTACGTGCTGACCGGCCCGGAGTCGATCCCGCAGGCCGAACTGGTCCGGACCATCGGCGAGGTGCTCGGGCGCGAGGTGCGCTGGGCGGAACTGGCACCCGAGGTCGCCCTGGAGCGGTTCACCGAGGCCTGGGGCGACCGGGCCTTCGCCGAGGCGAGGCTGGCCGCGTGGAAGTCCTTTGTGGAAACACCGGAACGGGTGACCGGCACGGTGGCCCGGCTGCTCGGCCGGCCCGCGCGCGATTTCCGCACGTGGGCCGCCGAGCACGCGGAAGACTTCCGGTAG
- a CDS encoding histidinol-phosphate transaminase encodes MRHSAGGADALFGRTAHSPSYFELARAGEQGPPPVDFCIPCNPYFPTPAMFDLLAGNLETVLKFYPSDAATIGRQLGRVLGLNPATLAMANGSTELITWIDHLWVRESLAIPVPTFGRWTDQPLETGKRVDMFPLREAGGFELDLDAYARFIRARGSRVAVLCNPNNPDGRYLPRREVLRFADELGDLDLVVIDESFIDFVEQERNPSIAEEAVLRPNVVVLKSLGKNFGLHGIRFGYLVGNPALAGKMSRALPKWNLNSLAETVIFMLAEYAEEYRESLYLLARDRYLMGVELSRLPELTVFPSQANFLLVKLSAGIDGTLLRDHLYARHRILIRECGNKIGMSNQFLRLVVRPEADVTRLVTGILDHTRPREDAGENTGPFEMVRSVS; translated from the coding sequence GTGCGGCACAGTGCAGGCGGCGCGGACGCGCTGTTCGGGCGGACCGCGCACAGTCCGTCCTACTTCGAGCTCGCGCGTGCGGGGGAGCAGGGCCCGCCCCCGGTCGACTTCTGCATCCCGTGCAACCCGTACTTCCCCACCCCGGCGATGTTCGACCTGCTGGCCGGGAACCTCGAAACGGTGCTGAAGTTCTACCCCAGCGACGCGGCCACGATCGGCCGCCAGCTGGGCCGGGTGCTCGGGCTGAACCCGGCGACGCTGGCCATGGCCAACGGGTCCACCGAGCTGATCACCTGGATCGACCACCTCTGGGTGCGCGAGAGCCTGGCGATCCCGGTGCCCACCTTCGGCCGGTGGACCGACCAGCCGCTGGAGACCGGGAAGCGGGTGGACATGTTCCCGCTGCGGGAGGCCGGCGGGTTCGAACTGGACCTCGACGCCTACGCCCGGTTCATCAGGGCACGCGGTTCGCGGGTGGCGGTGCTGTGCAACCCGAACAATCCCGACGGGCGTTACCTGCCGCGCCGCGAGGTGCTGCGGTTCGCCGACGAGCTCGGGGACCTCGATCTGGTGGTGATCGACGAATCGTTCATCGATTTTGTCGAACAGGAGCGGAATCCGTCGATCGCCGAGGAGGCGGTGCTGCGGCCGAACGTGGTGGTGCTCAAAAGCCTCGGGAAGAACTTCGGCCTGCACGGCATCCGGTTCGGCTACCTGGTCGGGAATCCGGCGCTGGCCGGGAAGATGAGCCGGGCGCTGCCGAAGTGGAACCTCAATTCGCTGGCCGAGACGGTGATCTTCATGCTCGCCGAATACGCCGAGGAATACCGGGAAAGCCTTTACCTGCTCGCGCGGGACCGTTATCTGATGGGCGTGGAACTGTCCCGGCTGCCGGAACTGACCGTGTTCCCGTCGCAGGCGAACTTCCTGCTCGTGAAGCTTTCCGCCGGGATCGACGGCACGCTGCTGCGGGACCACCTGTACGCGCGGCACCGGATCCTGATCCGGGAGTGCGGCAACAAGATCGGGATGAGCAACCAGTTCCTGCGCCTGGTGGTCCGCCCGGAGGCGGACGTCACCAGGCTGGTAACCGGCATTCTCGACCACACCCGCCCGCGGGAGGACGCGGGCGAGAACACCGGCCCCTTCGAAATGGTCCGAAGCGTCTCCTAG
- a CDS encoding pyridoxamine 5'-phosphate oxidase family protein — MIPVLGEPRSSVPIMYGAPAPPGPLLPWSWAHRRLAEARDYWIATTRPGGRPHCRPVWGVWLDTGFWFSTGSLAVGNLSSNDQITVHLEDGQEVVIVEGTARMGHDRESLRPLCEAYGPKYDYPISPCDDGTVVDASGLGGPAFHVVPEVVFGWGRDMASPTRWRF; from the coding sequence ATGATCCCGGTGCTGGGCGAACCACGGAGCTCCGTCCCGATCATGTACGGCGCCCCGGCGCCACCCGGTCCGCTGCTGCCGTGGTCCTGGGCGCACCGCAGGCTGGCCGAGGCCCGCGACTACTGGATCGCCACCACCCGCCCCGGCGGCAGGCCGCACTGCCGCCCGGTGTGGGGTGTGTGGCTGGACACCGGCTTCTGGTTCAGCACCGGCTCGCTGGCCGTCGGCAACCTCTCGTCGAACGACCAGATCACCGTGCACCTCGAAGACGGCCAGGAAGTGGTGATCGTCGAGGGCACCGCCAGGATGGGCCACGATCGCGAGAGCCTGCGCCCGCTGTGCGAGGCCTACGGTCCCAAGTACGACTACCCGATCTCACCCTGCGACGACGGCACCGTGGTGGACGCCTCGGGCCTCGGCGGCCCGGCCTTCCACGTGGTGCCCGAGGTGGTCTTCGGCTGGGGCCGGGACATGGCTTCCCCGACCCGCTGGCGGTTCTGA
- a CDS encoding ESX secretion-associated protein EspG: MNTPDFVLSAHEFDIVWGELDLGRLPYPLDVPSTGRTVEQRAQLAAEVYRELGDRGLARGQRVDADLESLLLLLSQFDVAVDAIGHIGYPVRALAAARGNAAVLAVLAGGELWLKEIRPTALARSIVEVLPSADAGPGQAMSVPYQALAEAAEPQEDEDDPYGGDLDERVVLSRAGVSRNDAGALVELANNRKAGGQLGVTIGGGRRTERVPTLVTWFDTHQGRYLMVREDSWLSIAPADNERIEQRVATVLAGAR, translated from the coding sequence GTGAACACTCCCGATTTCGTGCTCTCGGCGCACGAGTTCGACATCGTCTGGGGCGAGCTGGACCTGGGCAGGCTGCCGTACCCGCTGGACGTGCCGAGCACCGGCCGCACGGTCGAGCAGCGGGCGCAGCTGGCCGCCGAGGTCTACCGCGAGCTCGGCGACCGCGGCTTGGCCCGCGGCCAGCGGGTGGACGCGGACCTGGAGTCCCTGCTCCTGCTGCTCTCGCAGTTCGACGTGGCGGTGGACGCCATCGGGCACATCGGGTACCCGGTGCGCGCGCTGGCCGCCGCCCGGGGCAACGCCGCGGTGCTGGCCGTGCTCGCCGGTGGTGAGCTGTGGCTGAAGGAGATCCGGCCGACCGCGCTAGCCCGGTCCATCGTGGAGGTGCTGCCCTCGGCGGACGCCGGGCCCGGGCAGGCGATGTCCGTGCCCTACCAGGCGCTCGCCGAAGCGGCCGAGCCGCAGGAGGACGAGGACGACCCGTACGGCGGCGACCTCGACGAACGCGTGGTGCTCAGCCGGGCCGGGGTGTCGCGCAACGACGCCGGGGCGCTGGTCGAGCTGGCGAACAACCGCAAGGCCGGTGGTCAGCTGGGCGTGACCATCGGCGGGGGCAGGCGCACCGAGCGCGTGCCGACCCTGGTCACCTGGTTCGACACCCACCAGGGCCGCTACCTGATGGTGCGCGAGGACTCCTGGCTGAGCATCGCGCCCGCCGACAACGAACGCATCGAGCAGCGGGTGGCCACGGTGCTGGCCGGCGCGCGCTGA